In Quercus robur chromosome 10, dhQueRobu3.1, whole genome shotgun sequence, a genomic segment contains:
- the LOC126703628 gene encoding protein NRT1/ PTR FAMILY 5.10-like, with protein sequence MATETPLLLDTIEKAADYKGRPVLRSNSGGWRSASFIIGVEVAERFAYNGIGRNLIMYLTEQLGQSTATAAVNVNTWSGTALLLPLLGAFIADSYLGRYRTIIIASCIYILGLGLLTLSVLPSLITSNHMDTLKVRLCSSELHLQVILFFISLYLVAVGQGGYKPCVQAFGADQFDGEDPVERKAKSSFFNWWYFGLCAGTFVAMLIISYVQDNLSWGLGFGIPCMVMIIAFGVFLLGTRTYRYSISIKEEKNPFVRIGQVFLAAIKNWQTTPSEIAFEEEACRTLRRYDSEKFKFLNKALHGKVCTVNQVEEAKAVLRLVPIWATSLIFAIVTAQTATFFTKQGATLDRTIFLGFEIPAASLQSFIGLSTVLFIPIYDCIFVPIARVFTRKPSGITMLQRIGIGMLLYAICIVVAALVEIKRLKTAKEFGLIDMPHVTIPMSVWWLLPQYVLSGIAEVFLMIGLQEFFYDQVPIELRSMGLALYLSIFGVGNFLSSFLVFVIEEATSGFGRDSWCADNLNRAHLDYFYWLLAGLCAVAFTAYLHFAKSYIYNRQSTI encoded by the exons ATGGCCACTGAAACTCCATTGCTATTAGACACAATTGAAAAGGCCGCAGACTACAAAGGCCGACCTGTCCTGAGATCCAACTCTGGTGGTTGGAGGTCTGCAAGTTTCATCATAG GTGTGGAAGTGGCGGAGAGGTTTGCGTATAATGGGATTGGCCGCAACCTGATAATGTATTTGACTGAGCAGCTGGGGCAGTCAACAGCGACTGCAGCTGTGAACGTCAACACCTGGTCAGGAACTGCGTTGTTGCTTCC ACTCTTGGGAGCCTTCATAGCTGATTCTTATCTGGGCCGCTACCGCACCATTATTATTGCTTCTTGCATTTACATTCTG GGACTAGGCCTGCTGACTCTGTCAGTGCTTCCTTCtctcatcacatctaatcacaTGGACACCCTCAAAGTTAGATTATGTTCTTCTGAGCTCCACCTCCAAGTGATTTTATTCTTCATCTCTCTATATCTAGTAGCAGTTGGGCAAGGTGGATACAAGCCTTGTGTCCAAGCTTTTGGAGCCGACCAGTTTGATGGAGAAGATCCAGTGGAACGCAAAGCCAAAAGCTCATTCTTCAATTGGTGGTATTTTGGTCTATGTGCAGGTACTTTTGTAGCAATGTTGATCATAAGCTATGTACAAGACAACCTTAGTTGGGGTCTAGGATTTGGAATACCTTGTATGGTGATGATCATTGCCTTCGGTGTCTTCTTGCTTGGTACTAGAACTTATCGATATAGTATTAGTATCAAAGAGGAGAAAAACCCATTTGTAAGAATTGGTCAGGTGTTTCTTGCTGCAATTAAAAATTGGCAGACTACCCCATCAGAAATAGCATTTGAAGAGGAGGCTTGCAGAACCCTGCGACGCTATGATTCTGAGAAATTCAA GTTCCTTAACAAAGCCTTGCACGGTAAGGTTTGTACTGTCAATCAAGTTGAAGAAGCAAAGGCAGTTCTTCGGCTTGTTCCAATTTGGGCTACTAGCTTGATTTTTGCTATTGTGACGGCACAGACTGCAACTTTCTTTACCAAGCAAGGTGCCACCCTTGACCGAACAATTTTTCTTGGCTTTGAGATACCAGCTGCCTCACTACAATCCTTTATTGGTTTGTCCACAGTTCTATTCATTCCCATATATGACTGCATTTTTGTTCCTATAGCAAGAGTTTTCACTAGGAAACCATCTGGGATAACTATGTTACAGAGAATTGGAATTGGGATGCTTTTATATGCTATTTGCATTGTAGTTGCAGCTTTAGTTGAAATAAAAAGGCTGAAAACTGCTAAGGAATTTGGGCTGATTGATATGCCACATGTGACTATACCAATGAGTGTGTGGTGGCTTCTTCCTCAATATGTTCTGTCAGGCATTGCTGAGGTTTTTCTCATGATTGGTCTTCAAGAATTTTTCTATGATCAAGTTCCAATTGAATTAAGGAGCATGGGTCTCGCTCTTTATCTCAGCATTTTTggggttggaaattttttaagcagCTTTCTTGTCTTTGTCATTGAGGAAGCTACTAGTGGATTTGGCAGAGATAGTTGGTGTGCTGATAATCTTAATCGGGCACATCTTGACTATTTTTATTGGCTACTTGCAGGACTCTGTGCAGTTGCATTCACTGCCTACTTGCATTTTGCAAAATCTTATATTTATAATAGACAAAGTACAATTTAA